The Claveliimonas bilis genome window below encodes:
- a CDS encoding ABC transporter ATP-binding protein, translated as MKPILECKGLTKQYNNHVNALTNLNLVLERGQIIGLLGPNGSGKTTLIKLINDLLIPTEGQVLIDGMAPGVETKKIVSYLPERTYLDPSMKIKDIISYFSDFYENFVTDRAYHMMTDLEIDVNSRMRALSKGTKEKVQLALVMSRDAQLYVLDEPIGGVDPAARDYILQTILTNYNENATILISTHLITDIENILDRVLFLKQGQVVLNAAVDEIRMDQGKSVDALFREVFRC; from the coding sequence ATGAAGCCGATATTAGAATGCAAAGGGCTTACCAAACAATATAACAACCATGTCAACGCCCTTACGAATCTGAATCTGGTTCTGGAACGGGGGCAGATCATCGGGCTTTTGGGACCGAACGGAAGTGGAAAGACCACTTTGATCAAACTGATCAATGATCTTTTGATTCCTACAGAAGGACAGGTTCTGATCGATGGAATGGCGCCCGGCGTTGAGACAAAGAAGATCGTATCCTATCTCCCGGAGCGGACCTATCTGGATCCCTCAATGAAGATCAAGGATATCATTTCCTATTTTTCAGATTTTTACGAAAACTTTGTCACTGACCGCGCTTACCATATGATGACAGATCTGGAGATCGACGTCAACTCCCGTATGCGCGCTCTCTCCAAGGGAACAAAAGAAAAGGTTCAGCTGGCCCTGGTAATGAGCCGTGACGCCCAGCTGTATGTTCTGGATGAACCGATTGGTGGAGTGGACCCTGCTGCCAGGGACTATATTCTTCAGACCATATTGACAAATTACAACGAAAACGCGACCATCCTGATCTCCACCCATCTGATCACAGACATTGAAAACATCCTGGACCGGGTTCTCTTTCTAAAGCAGGGGCAGGTTGTACTCAATGCAGCGGTAGATGAAATACGAATGGATCAGGGTAAATCTGTAGATGCGTTA